The Deltaproteobacteria bacterium genome segment CTTATGTCTTTTTTTAGTGGAGCTGCTAATGATTTAAGTATTTCTGTGAGGACAAATATTTTGAGTCAGGGATCTAGTGCTCAGGCCACCATGAAGAGTACAGGGAATAATAACACAGACATCATTGATTTTTTGGATAACTCATTTGTTTCAACTTCTAGTGCCAATAATTCCATTGGGTTTGTCGAAGTCACATCTGGAAGTACTTTTAAATTCTGGACAGGAATATCTGATCCTCCAGGAGGAGGCAATGTCGCCTGTTCAGATAATGGAAGCTATATTTTTACTAGTAGCTTTACAAATAATGGATCTCTTGGCGGTGGTTTAGGTCTTGGAACGATCCCCGTCATCATGAATAATCTGTCTACCACATCAAAAAGATGTAAGGGACTCTATTAAAATGACAATTATCGTCCCTTTTTATACCGATAAGTATCAACGAAATAAATCACAAAATTCAAAAAATCTTAGCTATAATTCAAATTCCTGCTTAGTGAATTATGTAAAATAATGAGTTTGTAAAATAAAAAAAGATTATTAGTTATTCCTTCCTAAATAGTTCTACTAAATAATCTATGACAGCACGGACTCTTGCGCTATTTACAATATCAGGATGAGCCACCAACCATAAGGGAGCACGAACTGGATCCTCAATCTGGAGCTGGACAAGTTGAGAATCCCTCGCAGCCACAAACCCGGGTAAAATTCCAATTCCTAATCCAGCTTGTATTGAATAAAAAACAGAGCTCCAGGCTGAAGATCGAATCGTACACTGGATAGATGATTCTATTTTTTTTAATATTTGCTTTTCAAGATCACTTGAGGCGTTGGGAAAAAGTCCAATAAAAGGGAAATTTTTCAGTTCCCCTCTTGTTGTTGGTTTTCTCTTAGGGGTAAATAATGAAGCATGGCCATAAATAGCCAATTCAATCTCTCCAATTTTTTTAACAATCAGGTCACTTTGCTGTGGTCTGACAAGCCGAATGGCTAAGTCAGCTTCTCTTCGAGAGAGATTAACCACCTCGGCCCCTGTCAAAAATTCAAACTCAATTTGTCTGTGTTTTTGAATAAAGGGTCGAAGCTTGGGAATTAACCAATGATTTGCCAGGGCCCCGGGCATGGCTATTTTAACGATTCCCTGAACACGCTCATCTTGACCTGCGATAATTCTTTCCACCGCAAGAATCCCCTCCTCTGAGGCCTGCAAGGTCGGCAATATTCTTTCACCTGCCAGGGTCACAAAGTACCCGTCGGACCGTTTCTCAAATAACTGAGTTCCTATCTCTTCCTCTAGACTTAGTATTCTTCTTCCCACTGTTGCTTGGTCCACCTTTAGCTCGCGAGCGGAAGCCTTAAGAGTTTTACTTCGATAAAGCGCCAAAAAATACCTATAGTCATCCCATTGAATCATTTCACACCTCAAGTCTTTTTATTACACAACTCATTTTATTTTATTACTTATTTTATGATCTAAATCTAGTTAGGATCTAGATTTATGTTTTTGCTGGAATTCCTGATCCAAAAAAAAGAGAAGTTTGATAAGAATCGATGCGGATTTTTTTAGATTTGATATCGACGTCGACAAGGGTATTAAAATTTTTTTCAGCGGCCAAGTAGGCTAATTTCATGAGTGCCTCTTGGTATTCACTGCAATCGTCTACGGTTAAAGGATCTTCAGTTTTTTTAATTAACCGAGTTTCTTTACCTTGAGTCTTATCAAAAACTTTAATGTCTTTGGCTCGGCTTTCAATTTCTTTATATTTTTCGATAAAAGGAAGGACATAATTTGAATAGCAAGCAGTACAATAGGTGGAATGAGCAATTTCAACCGGACGCTTGGTCAGAAGTGGAAAAGCATTTTCAGGGATAAACTCGGCGCAACTCTTACAAAGAACCTCGGAACAAGTTTCACAGGAAAGAGTTGCTTTCGGCTTCTGACATTGCGAACAAAAAGACGACAGATTCATAGGAAGAATTTTTGACCTTATTCAAGGCTATGTCAACCCGTTAGCTTATCTTTTTTGGTTAAAGTGGAGCTGACAATTTCCATCAGTTCATCTTTTCTCCAAGGCTTATTTAAAAAATGTCCTACTCCATAGGGTCTGAGTTGATTCGCGACCAAGCTATCTGCATGGCCCGTCAATACGAGGGTTGGAAAAACCCAGTTACTTTTTTTAATGGATCTCAGAAGTTCAAAACCATTCATTTTAGGCATGGCTAAATCTGTGATCAAAAAATCAATTTTATTATTTTCAAGAATTTTCATTGCTTCTTCCCCATTGGCAGCGAATAAAAACTCTCGATCTGCTTCTTCTAATTGGAGAAAAATTAATTCTCTTAATTCCTCTTCATCTTCAACAATTAAGATCTTATATGCCATAACTCTCCCACCAGTGGATTATATAACTTCCAATCGGTATTATTGAGAATAATTTAATGGGAATAAAAAAAATACTAGACTTTTTTAAAAGGCGCTAAGATCCATCCCTCTGTCTTGATTTCATACAAAATATGCGAATGGGTATTCCATGGAGTTTATAATGTTCTTTGATTTGATTAATTAAAAACCGTCGGTACCCTACCGTCACTCCGTCCGGATGATTTGCGAAGGCAATAAAGGCCGGTGGCTTTTGATAGGTCTGGGTCAAATAAAAAAACTTAACATTTGAATTCCCATAAACGGGAGATGGAGCTCTTCGGATCGCCGAAAAAAAGAAATCATTCAGGTCCCTTGTTGAGACTCTAAAACTAATCAAGCCCTCAACCACTTCAATTTCTCTTAACAAATCTTCCAAACCATTTTTGTTTTTTGCTGAGGTAAAAACGACTCGCACGTCAGTAAAAAAATGAAACTCTCTTTTGATTTTTTCTAAAAAGATTTCCTTATAATCTGCACTTTCTTTTTTAGCCAAATCAGACTTATTGGCCACAATTATCGCACCCCGATGATCCTCAAGAATGGAATTTAAGATCTTGGCATCTTGCTCCGTTGGTCCCTCTAAGGCATCAATGACTAAAAGCACAATTTGTGATCTTCGAATCGCTTCATGGGATTTAAAGGCGCTAATGATCTCGACATGATCTTCTCTTTTGGAGGGCCTTCGTAAGCCTGCCGTATCAACTAAAGTATACAGTTTCTCCTTATACTCAAATTGGGAATCAATGGAATCGATGGTTGTTCCCGCAACCGCACTGACCATCATTCTTGGCATTCCCAAAATCGCATTGCAGAGGGAACTTTTTCCCACATTGGGTTTTCCAACAATGGAAAAAGTGATACCCCTATCCTTTGTAATTATTTTTTCTGGAATTCTTTGAGTGATCCATTCTAAAATTTCCGCAATTCCTTTTCTTTGTTCAAAGGAACAACTGACAAGATCCTGACCAAATTCATAAAAATCAGCTTTTGCCGTTTCGTCTTCAAGAACCTTGTCTACTTTATTCACGACGATGAGGCAGTCTTTTCCCGATTTTTTTACGAGCTTTAAGATGTCCCGATCCTCGGGAACCAGTCCCGATCTTCCGTCCATGACGGCAATGATCAAATCCGTTGTTTCTAAAAATTCGGTAACTTGTTCTTTAATTAATTTTGAAAATAAATCCTGAGCTTCAGTTACCCCTCCCGTATCAATCAGATCAAAGGTTTTACCCCAAATCTCAACAGGCTCAATAACTAAATCTCGAGTCACTCCTGGTTGATTTTTAACGATCGACTTTCTAGAATCGGTTAAAATATTAAAGAGCGTGGATTTTCCAACATTAGGCCTACCGACAATGGCCACCTTCGGAATATCATTTGTGAGGAGTTCTACGTTTTTCATGGAAATAACCTAATTCTTTCATTATGTGATCGTTTTTGAACCAATTTTCCCGATAGGATACTTTCAAATCCAAAAATATTTTTTCATTGAGTATTTTTTCAATCGACTTTCGCGCTTCGGAACCAATTTTTTTAAGATTTTCGCCGCCTTTTCCAATCACCATACCCTTATGATTTTCTTTAGCAACAACAATTTCAAGGGAAACGTGAGGGACTTTTTTTGAATGCTCATCATAGAGAATAGATCGAACAGCCATGTTATAGGGAATTTCTTGATGACAAAACTCAAAACATTTTTCCCTGACAATCTCACAAGCTAACTGCCGTACCGACTCGGTAGTGTACTCATCTTCTTCATAAAGTGGTTTTTCAGAGCTTGGTAAAAGTGAAATTCCGTGTTCGAGGATCAAAGGTCGTTCTGATTTATATTCCTCTAGTTCAGATTCTTTCAAGGAGAGGGTAAATACCCTGACTCCATAGGATTGTAATAAATCTTTCATGATTAAGACCCGATGGGATTTTTCACTCAAATCCGTTTTCGTAATCACAACAAACCAAGGTTTTTTACTTTTTGTAATTAAAGACAAGATCTCTTCAATGGTTTCTTTTTTTTGCGTGTCCACACTTAAAACGGCAATTAAAACATCACTCTCCCTGATAACTTCCAGGGCTTCATAGGCCAAAAAGGCATTCAGCCCAGCGGTGGCATGAATGAGCCCAGGTGAATCGACAAAAACAATTTGTCCCGATTTATCTGTGTAAATACCGTGAATGCGACGTCTTGTTGTTTGCGGTTTCGAAGTGACAATAGATACCTTTTCTTGAACTAAAAAATTCATCAAGGTTGACTTTCCCGCATTAGGTTCACCGATAAGTCCAATAAAACCGGCTTTGTAATTTTTCATTGTAATTCCTTTAAGGCTTTTTCTGCCGCCACTTGTTCAGCTTCTTTTTTTGACTTTCCTTTTCCATGACCCAATGTCTTGTCCCCTAAAATCACTTTCACATAAAATTCCTTCTCATGGGAGAGTCCCGTCTCTGAAACCAAAATATACTGAGGAGGAGCTTTATTTGTTTTCTGAATCACTTCCTGAAGCCTTGTTTTGTAGTCTTTAGCATAATGAACCTCTAGATTCAAATTTCTTAACTCTTCTTGAAAATAAGTAAGCAAAAACTTTTTAACAGCCTCATAGCCACCGTCTAAAAAAATCGCCCCGGTGAGGGCTTCCAGTACCGAGGCCTGAAGTCTTGGGTTTTTTTCACCACCGGCCTGCATCTCGCCTTTGCCTAGTTTCAAAAATTTATCCAGGCCCATAGAACAAGCTAATTGCGCCAGGGATTCCTCATTCACCAAGGAGGCTCTTTTTTTCGATAAGACCCCTTCGTCATCATTGGGAAACATCCGGTAAAGGACTTCACTTAAGATAAAATCTAAAACGGCATCGCCTAAAAACTCGAGCTTCTCATTATGCTGAGTTTTTTTCTTTGTTTCGACAGCAAAACTTTTATGTGTGAGGGCCAAGGATAAAAGGCTCTTATCGTTAAAGCTGTAATCCATTTTATGCTCGAGCTGATCCTGTTCCTGCTGCTCCCGTTCATGCTGATTCAATCAGTTCTCCGATCAAAACAACATCCTGTTGGTTTTTTTTCTCGTCAAAACCAATGATTTTAACTTTTACCTCTTCTCCAACCCAGGAATCTAGAAACTCACTGGCTTCTGGAATTTGAACGTTCCAGTAATCGGGACTCAGTCCTACTTTGTTCTTCATAATCAAAACCTTTTTCTCCTTATGAACTTGCTGATGGGCCGAGGCCAACAATCTTTCATAACTTAACTCACGCAGAGCTTCAGCCCTTTGCTTTCTTTCTGCCATAGGAACGATTTCAGTCATGACTGCGGCCTTTGTCCCCGTTCTTTCGGAGTAGGGAAAGACATGCAGCCGGTTCCAAGGTAAGTTCTTAAGCACCTGAAACGTGTCCTGAAAGCGTTCCTTGTTTTCGTTTGGAAAACCGACGATCACATCCATTCCAACAAAAGACTCAGGAAAGAATTCCTTAATTTTAAGTAAGGTGTTTTTAACTTCGTTTTGAGTGTAATTTCTTTTCATTTCTTTTAAAACTTCAGTGTTTGCACTTTGAATGCTCATATGAAAGTGAGGACAAATTCGTGGGCTTTTAAAAATTTCAATTAAGGCTTCAGTTATCTCAACGGGCTCCAGACTAGTGAGTCGAATCCGAGGGATCTTAGTTTTTTTTAAGATCTCTGACAATAACCCATCCAGATTTAAATTTGATTTGGCATCGTAGTAATCTCCAATATGAACTCCGGTTAACACCACCTCTAAAACACCATGGTTGTGAATTTCATTTATTTTAGAAACCAAATGCGATGCTGCCAAGGAACGAGAAGTCCCTCGAGCATAGGGTATGATACAATAGGAACAAAAACTATTGCAGCCATCTTGTATTTTTAAAAAAGACCGGGTGTGTTCTTTTTCTTCTCCACCACCCACTCCCAGATCCTCTTTTCTGAAGATATTCCCTTTAAAAACTTTATTTTTAATTTCTTTTTTGAAGAATAAATTCATGATTTCTGGCAGCTCATGTTTATGGGAATTGGCAACCACAAGGTCCACTGCTGGAATGGCCTCAAACTGCTGAGTGTCGACTTGAGCGGCGCAACCAGTGACGACAATAGTTGAAATGGGATCCTTGGCCTTCAACTTACGAATCAACTTAACCGCTTGCTTGGTAGCTTCTTGAGTCACAGCACAGGTGTTTAATATATGAACGGGATATCCATTGGTTTTTAAAATCATTTTCTTTTGTATCAAGCCTGTATCGTAGGTATTCACCTTGCAACCAAAAGTGTGGTATTGAAAATTTAAATTTGTATCCATCCCCCACCCATCAACCTGTTTTCATCATAAATGACGGCGGCTTGTCCCGGCGTTATCGCCCTTTGCTTTTCAAGGAATTGAGCCTGGTAACCATCTGCATTCTTAACTATCTTAGCCAAGGAACCCTTATGCTGATACCTGATTTTAACTAAGTACTCTTTGTTATCTTCCAGTTCTGAAAGTAAATGCATTTTTCTGATTTCCACTTTATCGCCAAAAAGATATTCTTCATCGCCCACCCAAACGGTATTATCGACAGCATCCACTTTGATCACGAATAATTTTTCATGATGGTTTAACCCTATGCCTTTGCTTTGTCCATAGGTGTAGTGATGGATCCCTTGATGCTCTCCCATAACTACTCCCGAGGGGTACCGTTTTAAGAGTCCTTTTTTCGCATTTAATTTTTCCGCACTCACTTGGGATTCAATAAAATGATCATAACCCTGGTTCCCAACAAAGCAGATTCCTTGAGAGTCTTTTTTTGCCGCTACGGTTAAGCCCCATTTTTTTGCTAAGTCTCTGACTTGAGGTTTTTTGTATTCCCCCACTGGAAAAAGCAAGTGGGGTATAATTTCTGGCTGGATCGTAAAGAGAAAATAAGTTTGATCTTTCCAATCATCTTCTGAGGTTTGAATAAAGGACTGACCGTTTCGTTCCACAATTTGGGCATAATGTCCCGTTGCCAAATAAGAACAATCTAGTTCTTTCATTTTTTGGATTAAATGATCGAATTTTAAATACGTATTGCAATTCACACAGGGCAAAGGTGTCTGTCCAGACAAATAACCCGCAATAAAGGGATCAATCACTTTCTCTTTAAACTTGGTTTCACAGTTAATAACATAAAAGGGAATATTTAATTTATCGGCCACACTTCGAGCGTCGTCCACATCTAGGCTGGAACAGCAGGTGCCATGCCCCTCCTGAATTTCATTTCCTCCTTGAATTTCACAGGCGGAATAATCCCAAACTTGCATGGTTGCCCCGATAACTTCATAACCTTGCTCAACCAAAAGAGCTGCAGCGACGGAGCTATCAACGCCCCCGCTCATAGCTACTAAGACTCGTTTGTTTTTGATCGTTAAAATATTTTTGTCCATGTTTTATTTCTCTTAATCTGCTGATAATTTTTTCTAATGCTAAACTAAATCTTTCTATTTCCTCATAACTTGAGCCCCATCCCAAAGAGACTCTCAAACTTGACTGCGCCTGATCTCTGGTAAATCCCATATTTAAAAGGACCGGGCTTGGCTCAGGATTTCCTGAACTACAGGCGGCTCCCGTCGAAACATGAAAACCCTCTAGATCTAAATTCATAAGCAAGGTTTCCCCGTCGATGCCCTCAATAGTCATATGAGAGGTATTTACCAGTCTTGGGTTTTCAATGCCAGTGATTTTCACTCCGTCAATTCTGTTTAAAATAGCCGCTTCTAATTGATTTCTTAAGTTTTCGATTTCTTTTATTCTTACTTGGTTGCTTGAAATGACTTTTAACATATACCCCAGAGAAGCAATCCCTAAGGTGTTTTCAGTCCCCCCTCTTCGAGATCGCTCTTGAGCTCCACCGTCTATCAAATTCTGGTAGGGAGATTTTTTTTTGACATACAAAAATCCTGTTCCCTTGAGGGCATAGAATTTATGTCCAGAGAAAGTGGCATAATCGACATTTAAATCCAAAAATTCAATCAGAGTTTTTCCAATTAATTGCACGCTATCGCAATGAAAAAAAGCTCCAACCTCATGAGTTTCCTGGGCCATTTTTTTTATCGGAAAAATATTTCCCGTTTCATTATTAGCGCCCATGACACTCACTAAACCAATTTTCGACGATAACTTTTCTCTAAAAAAAGCTAGGTCTATCGATCCCTTCTGACTTACCGGGATCCAATGAACCTTAAGCCCCTTTGATTCTATAAACTTGTAGGATTTAATCACACTTGGATGCTCTACAAGAGAACACATAAATTCATTCCGTTCGGCAGGAATCCTCCCTGAAATGAGTAATTCATAGAACCCTTTGATAACCGTGTTATTGCCCTCACTCGCACCTGAGTTGAATATGATTTCAAGGGGAGACACCCCCAGGAACTCAGCAATACTTTTTCGAGCCTCACGGATGATATTTTTAGGAGCCCTCCCGGATTGGTGGATAGAGCTTGGATTTCCAAATGAATTTAGCCATTTAGGAATCTCTTGGATCATTTCACCCCACACTGGAGTTGTTGCATTGTGGTCCAAATAGGACCAAAGTAAATTTAAGCTCATAGAAACAGGACTTTTAACACAGCTTTTAGATAATTCAAAGCGATACCCAAATATCCAATTATTGAACATATTTTTTACAAGTAAAAAGACCTGAATAATAAAGAATTTTAAGGTTTCCTATGAAAGAACCGATCTGACTTCAGCATGAAAAGTCAAAAATGGTTTGCAGCCTTTTCTCATAAATTAACATATTTTGAATCTGAGTATAACCAAAGCCACTCGGGCTACTCTCCCTTAGGTTACGCTCTGAGCGCAGGGAAAATCCAATCCCAAGAGTACATGAAATGGGCACAAAACTTTTTTAAATTACCCTATGTCAAAGATGATTATTTCAAATCACAGCTCCCCCCCACCGCAAATTGGAAAGATTGGAAATCAGAATACAAATGGAGTCCCGAAATAGTCCCACTTAGCATCTGGGATGGGCACCTTCTTGTAGCTTGCCTAGAGATACCTCTTTCTTTTCCCAATTCGCTGCGACCTGTTTTTGTTCTTGCTGATTTACCCAATATCGAAAAAACATATCAGTTCTATATTAATTCAGAAAAAGGAGCCAATCAGGCTCGTGAAAAAATAAAAGATATCTCGGCGCCACCTATAAAAATCCTTAAAAAGGATCTACAAACAGTGGAGCCTGAAAAAATTGATCTTTCTGAAGGCTTTGAGCTCCTTGAATCCTCCGACAGTGATGAGAACAATTTAATTTTAAATACGGAGGCCGAAGAATCACCTGAAGGTTTGGATTTATCCCCCTCGATCCCTTCGATCAACTCGATCCCCACCATTCCTTCTATGCCCAACTCTCTCAATGCAACCAGTATACCCAAAGCACCCAATGCTCCTATTTCACCGACATCCTTTGTTCATAAAGAGCTCGGGACCTCAGTAACGACGATCGCTACCGATAGCTCGCTGACAAGAAACGTTGTTCTTCCCTCTCAAATTCAAGATGATCTTAAGAAGGGCATGCCCTATTTGGCTTCTTTAAAAAAACAAAATACCCATGATTTTGAGACCTACTCTCAAGATATTTTCAATAAAGGTAAATCAGTATACGATAAAATGATCTTGTTTGCGATTGACCCTTCGGAGTCTTTTACCATACCTGTTTCCTGGACCGACACCATCAATCCAAGAAACAAAAACATCGATGGAATTCTTCTTTCTGAACCCAGCGTGTTTAAAATTGTCACTTCAACTATCAAGTCCTATCATGGCTATGTGGTTTTAAATGAACTAAATGAAAAGTTTTTTGACTTTTGGAATCTGGGGCAGGTTCCTGGAAATATCACCCTATGCCCGATAATCATCAATAATAAACTCATAGGTTTTCTGATGGGACTTGGAGAAACTAATTCTTACAACTGGAGCACATTGAAAAAAATGGAATCTTTAACCAATGAGATGACCCATTTTTATAATAAAAAATCTAAGGAACCTAAAGCCAGTTAAGTTGATAGGACCTCACCGGATCCTTAGAGGAATCATTCTTTGATAAGAAAATTGTCAAAATTATTTTTTTAAAATTAAAAGGCAATTCTTGAAAATCCAATCGATCTATCCATTCTATAATAAAAAAAGCTTCCTCGTCGGCAAATAAATCCCAAAAACCTGAAGCCTCGATTTCTTCAAAATTTTTCAGCCTGTATAGGTCTACATGATAGACTTTAAGGCCATTAGCTAATCTATAAGGATTAATTAGAGAAAAAGTGGGCGAACTTGTCATCTGCAAACCAAAGGAACCAAGCAACTCGCTGACCAAGGTGGTTTTACCGAACCCTAAGTCTCCGATCAGACCCAAGATGGTTTTCTCTTGAACTTCTGGAATTAATAATTCGAGAGTTTCTTTAAGACTGTTCATATAGAGAGACTCACTCAATGAAACTAAAATGGTTTGCTTCGGTGACCACCCGATGTGGGCTTTCTATTTTTTTGAAAAGGCCGTTTCCCTGCATTTCGGCCCCCTCGACCTTTTCCCTCAATCAAGGCTTTCGCTTGTCCTTTTGAAAGAACTTTAGCATCTTCAACATACCGTGAGTGAAAAGGCTGCTCCTTAATCAAAGGAATGGCCTTACCAATAAGTTTTTCAATATCCCTCAAATAAGATCTTTCCTCGGAATCACATAAAGAGATCGCGATGCCTTTAGTACCGGCCCTGGCTGTCCTTCCAATTCGATGAACATAACTTTCTGAATCGGCAGGCAGCTCGTAATTGATAACATGGGAAATATTATCAATATCAATCCCCCTGGCAACAATATCCGTAGCGACGAGGACCCTATTCTTCCCTGATCTGAGGTTTTCTAAGGCTCTTTGTCTGGCATTTTGAGATTTGTTTCCATGAATGGCCTCTGACTTAACTCGCAGGCTCATGAGAGTATCTGAAAGTCGATTCGCCCCATGCTTTGTTCGTGTAAAAATGATCACTTTTTGAAATTGATGATCCTCTAACAAATGCATCAATAAATCTTTTTTCTTAGCTTTATCAACGTACATCACGGACTGATGAATCAGCTCCACAGTGGATGAAACGGGAGCTACCTTTATATGAATTGGATCCTGCAACATGGAATCAGCCAAGGCCTTGATGTCCTTTGGCATGGTAGCAGAAAAAAATAAAGTTTGTCGTTTTTTTGATAGAATGGGCAATATGCGTTTCACATCAGGAAGAAATCCCATGTCTAACATCCGATCGGCTTCATCCAGAACAAAAATTTCCACTTTATTTAGAAACAGACATCTTTGTCCCAGTAAATCTAATAACCTTCCAGGAGTGGCAATTAAAACATCAACCCCATGGGCTAAGGACGAAACCTGCGGGCCCTGGCCAACGCCGCCAAAGACAACCGCATACTTGAGCCGCAGATGTTTGCCATAACTCAGAAAGCTCTCGTGTATCTGCACGGCTAATTCTCGAGTGGGGCTCAAGATTAATGTTCTCACCTGCTTGGGTTCCAGTTTGACCTTGTTCACGTGTAAATGCTGTAAAATGGGCAAAGCAAAGGCCGCTGTTTTCCCTGTGCCCGTCTGGGCACATCCAAGTAAATCCTTGCCTTGAAGCAAAAAGGGAATGGCTTGCTCCTGAATGGGAGTTGGAGTCTCATAGCCCTGCTCTTTCACTGCTTTTAATAACAAGGGGTCCAGATTTAAATCTGAAAAATTCCTTGTTTTTTCATTTGCGGTTCTATCTGTTGTTCTATCTATATTTTTATCTGTATTTTCGATTTTTGTGGTCATAGGAAGAGATCCTTATCACAGCTCTGGAAATAAATCTATTTTATAGCAAAAAACTTTAACAAAAATGATGTTAACCGCATTAAGTGAATTAAATTCACTTTACATGATGACAATCCTGACAAAGAATACTCATACTCATTTCTATAAAATCCTAGGCCAAGGCGGGATAGAAAGAAGAAACTAAACTGAAGGGAGTCTTATGAAAATTCTACTGAAAAATCAAATTACCAGAAAATTAACTTGTATTCCTCAAGAAATGTCTGTTCACGAAGCAAAAAAAATAATGCAAAATAACTGGTTCCGGCATTTACCTATCAAAGACGCTGGCGGAGAATACATCTTGGGAATGATTTCAGATCGAGACCTTCTTCGCGCTCATTCAGAAAACCAAACCGTTTCTTCCCTCATGAGCTCTCCCGTTAAGACCTATGATATTGAAACCCCTGTAAAGACCATAGTTCATAGCATGATTGAGTCAAAGGTTTCTGCTTTTTTGATTACGCAAAAAGGAGAAATTATTGGCATCGTGACCTCAGAAGACCTATTGCTTTTGCTGTCTCAGGTTCTTACCGAAAGCCATAAAACAGAAATGATTCTATCTCAGTACATGGCAAGTCCTCTTTTCCAACAATCCATAAACATGCTTAACCAAGCTGGAATTTAAGACAGAAATCGATGCCTATGAAATCTACTGAAAATAATAACAAAGTCGTTGAGCCGACAAAGGCAGAAAATCCCTTTTTAAATATTCTCTTCAATATTCTTCTGCCGATCTTTATTCT includes the following:
- the tsaE gene encoding tRNA (adenosine(37)-N6)-threonylcarbamoyltransferase complex ATPase subunit type 1 TsaE; translation: MNSLKETLELLIPEVQEKTILGLIGDLGFGKTTLVSELLGSFGLQMTSSPTFSLINPYRLANGLKVYHVDLYRLKNFEEIEASGFWDLFADEEAFFIIEWIDRLDFQELPFNFKKIILTIFLSKNDSSKDPVRSYQLNWL
- a CDS encoding DEAD/DEAH box helicase — protein: MTTKIENTDKNIDRTTDRTANEKTRNFSDLNLDPLLLKAVKEQGYETPTPIQEQAIPFLLQGKDLLGCAQTGTGKTAAFALPILQHLHVNKVKLEPKQVRTLILSPTRELAVQIHESFLSYGKHLRLKYAVVFGGVGQGPQVSSLAHGVDVLIATPGRLLDLLGQRCLFLNKVEIFVLDEADRMLDMGFLPDVKRILPILSKKRQTLFFSATMPKDIKALADSMLQDPIHIKVAPVSSTVELIHQSVMYVDKAKKKDLLMHLLEDHQFQKVIIFTRTKHGANRLSDTLMSLRVKSEAIHGNKSQNARQRALENLRSGKNRVLVATDIVARGIDIDNISHVINYELPADSESYVHRIGRTARAGTKGIAISLCDSEERSYLRDIEKLIGKAIPLIKEQPFHSRYVEDAKVLSKGQAKALIEGKGRGGRNAGKRPFQKNRKPTSGGHRSKPF
- a CDS encoding CBS domain-containing protein; translation: MKILLKNQITRKLTCIPQEMSVHEAKKIMQNNWFRHLPIKDAGGEYILGMISDRDLLRAHSENQTVSSLMSSPVKTYDIETPVKTIVHSMIESKVSAFLITQKGEIIGIVTSEDLLLLLSQVLTESHKTEMILSQYMASPLFQQSINMLNQAGI